The Tumebacillus amylolyticus genome contains a region encoding:
- a CDS encoding AAA family ATPase: protein MKPIQKIHMQNMKGNTLTRVLSGIDCFTGTNGAGKSSHLEAVQIALLGYAPVKGKKPADTFEFSSSLNSMSVGLEIDGFSFSRSFTRAVKMSKGVPEVKISQTLSISPSRGESNDTEKKARVAAEVGNFPVMLDFKEFLNLSDAKRRDFMYSLVGQGNTWDKKRVAEHFDDLLTHELEIRQPDTYLILQETISRSLEEYQDEMTIDEGLIAIIGYVTDQLSLWKSKARDTEGAIRVATEQKNELEQTDRNIKENEARLTELRDKLLSLSTKIAEDGQKKRIMDQRAERMQWLQDLIQKLKDQPPVSIDSLESEIAMLEGQMDHTNDQEEYDALSSEKKAKQGELEALRKTISLMDAEGSKLNAEIASIQQTLDTIDKNKGVCVIQHQIKCDKDFTAYQTDAALQIKERTDRGSELWQEREEARLQGEQLVTRISEIEQLMSEIMRRTQQRQKENQARSNRVTALNKQINEINAAEKKRLNDLDAAQKEYDTLFTAPPETIGDLTLMAELRAGYEQEIAKLERVLPEQRKSRDLLQQSRRTIMDNMKAEYKQQAFEMVKQALGPKGIQGEIVKTMLDPLRDDIKGNLAALGIHRDVFFQTESDTGQEVFRFGWMNGDQRCHFDTLSTGQQLMFLIAFLVTVIDRANPPVKVLAVDNIENLDEQNLQSALMGLLSLKFRLDNILIAGVIDPKIARNAGWTVHEIPPRSALETTNAADAMTSQKESEDLEF, encoded by the coding sequence TCCCACCTCGAAGCTGTACAGATTGCCCTTCTTGGCTACGCTCCGGTGAAGGGCAAGAAGCCCGCGGACACCTTCGAGTTCTCCAGCAGCCTGAACTCGATGTCGGTTGGCCTTGAAATCGATGGGTTCAGTTTCTCCCGAAGCTTCACCCGTGCCGTCAAGATGTCGAAGGGGGTGCCGGAGGTCAAGATTTCGCAGACCTTGAGCATTTCCCCCTCCCGTGGGGAAAGCAACGACACCGAGAAAAAGGCCCGAGTCGCTGCGGAGGTCGGGAACTTCCCCGTCATGCTGGACTTCAAGGAATTTCTCAACCTGTCCGACGCAAAACGGCGTGATTTCATGTATTCCCTCGTCGGCCAAGGGAACACGTGGGATAAAAAGCGCGTGGCTGAACACTTTGACGATCTCCTCACACACGAGCTGGAGATTCGCCAGCCAGACACATATCTGATCCTGCAAGAAACCATTTCCCGTTCTCTAGAGGAGTACCAGGACGAAATGACGATTGACGAAGGTCTGATCGCAATCATCGGGTACGTCACGGACCAACTCTCGCTCTGGAAGTCCAAGGCGCGTGACACCGAGGGCGCGATCCGGGTTGCAACAGAACAGAAGAACGAACTCGAGCAAACGGATCGGAACATCAAAGAGAACGAGGCTCGCCTGACGGAGCTACGCGATAAGTTGCTGTCCTTGTCTACCAAGATCGCAGAAGACGGCCAAAAGAAACGGATCATGGATCAGCGAGCCGAACGCATGCAATGGCTCCAAGACTTGATTCAAAAGCTTAAGGATCAGCCACCTGTCTCGATAGACTCCCTCGAATCGGAGATCGCGATGTTGGAAGGGCAAATGGACCACACCAACGATCAAGAGGAATACGATGCTCTGTCGTCCGAGAAAAAGGCAAAGCAAGGTGAACTGGAAGCTCTACGGAAAACGATCAGCCTTATGGATGCCGAAGGCAGCAAGCTGAATGCAGAGATCGCTTCGATTCAGCAGACGCTGGACACCATCGATAAGAACAAGGGTGTCTGCGTGATTCAGCATCAGATCAAGTGTGACAAGGATTTCACCGCATATCAGACCGATGCAGCACTACAAATCAAGGAACGAACTGACCGTGGTTCCGAACTCTGGCAAGAACGTGAAGAAGCTCGTTTGCAGGGGGAACAACTGGTTACCCGCATCAGCGAGATCGAGCAACTCATGAGTGAGATTATGCGCCGTACCCAACAGCGTCAGAAGGAGAATCAAGCGCGTTCCAACCGCGTCACTGCCCTCAACAAGCAAATCAACGAGATCAACGCTGCTGAGAAGAAGCGTCTCAACGATTTGGATGCCGCTCAAAAAGAGTACGACACGCTGTTTACGGCCCCTCCCGAGACGATTGGTGATCTCACGTTGATGGCAGAGCTTCGCGCCGGTTACGAGCAGGAGATTGCAAAACTTGAACGAGTTCTTCCGGAACAACGTAAATCCCGCGATCTGCTCCAGCAATCCCGACGGACGATCATGGACAACATGAAGGCCGAGTACAAGCAGCAGGCGTTCGAGATGGTCAAGCAAGCCTTGGGGCCGAAGGGCATTCAGGGTGAAATCGTCAAGACGATGCTCGACCCGTTGCGTGACGACATCAAGGGCAACCTCGCCGCTCTGGGCATCCACCGCGATGTCTTCTTCCAGACCGAGTCCGACACAGGGCAGGAAGTCTTCCGCTTCGGCTGGATGAACGGTGATCAGCGTTGCCACTTCGACACGCTCTCGACTGGCCAGCAACTCATGTTCCTGATCGCCTTCCTCGTTACCGTCATCGACCGTGCAAACCCACCGGTGAAAGTGCTGGCGGTGGATAACATCGAGAATTTGGACGAGCAGAACCTTCAATCGGCGCTGATGGGCCTGTTGTCGCTCAAGTTTCGCCTCGACAACATCCTGATCGCGGGCGTCATCGATCCGAAAATTGCCCGCAATGCTGGTTGGACGGTTCATGAGATTCCGCCGCGGAGTGCTTTGGAAACAACTAACGCGGCGGACGCAATGACTAGCCAAAAGGAGAGCGAAGACCTTGAGTTCTGA
- a CDS encoding ATP-dependent helicase — MLNGLNPAQHQAVTSSSKRICVLAGAGTGKTKTLTSRIAYLNDEHRIGTSGMLALTFTRLAGLEMKERIASLVGEQKAKEMFCNTFHAFCVTALQRYGNRLGLEPNFTIYDPEDQESVVEQVIKDLKVKAKVADVFLDINCFIRGEEKFKSEATRLAATEYKYRLKRNNAISLDELLLRTLILFKQEAVAEYYRESYPYVFVDEFQDTDEIQWEIIQLFRPKNLLVVGDDFQAIYGWRGARVENILEVAEDPAYEVVKLEQNYRSTLPIVDASNSLIKHNTKQTEKVLVTDRPGDPVVTLLDFVNEEQEAAYIADHVMQHRRAGGKFSDVAVLARTNRQLSLVKDKLREGAIPALIISKDSDPLAKPDVQKLLKYIAYMINPSDERSLRSCINFPERRITDLQMSGAEVDAGFGKSLREAMEDQAPKCRNFFNQIDATTRNGDNNSFWSDDAWLVIQGCAFDLGLKDFYTDHSLQNRYEDVRAGLTFAQRWCNQQHAAGERADIQTFMKWIHIRDLQDYYQRDVDAIQLFTIHGSKGLEFDTVIMVGMNQGTFPSKRSMKTDPEEERRLAYVGVTRAKRHLILTRPQTTFGYGKMTEHEPSQYIRELGLAVQV; from the coding sequence ATGCTCAACGGTTTGAATCCAGCCCAACACCAAGCGGTCACATCCAGTAGCAAACGCATCTGCGTCCTCGCCGGCGCGGGAACTGGGAAGACGAAGACTCTGACCTCCCGGATCGCGTATCTAAACGACGAACACAGGATCGGGACCAGCGGCATGCTGGCCCTGACCTTCACTCGCCTCGCCGGATTGGAGATGAAGGAACGCATCGCATCCCTCGTCGGGGAGCAGAAAGCAAAAGAGATGTTCTGCAATACATTCCACGCCTTCTGTGTGACCGCTCTCCAGCGGTACGGCAACCGCCTTGGACTGGAACCGAACTTCACCATTTACGACCCCGAAGACCAAGAGTCCGTAGTCGAGCAGGTGATTAAGGATCTCAAGGTCAAAGCGAAGGTCGCTGACGTATTCCTTGACATCAACTGCTTCATTCGTGGTGAGGAGAAATTCAAGTCCGAGGCAACCCGCTTGGCCGCGACTGAGTACAAGTACCGCCTCAAACGGAACAACGCAATCAGCCTTGACGAACTCTTGCTTCGGACCCTGATCCTCTTCAAGCAAGAGGCCGTCGCCGAATACTACCGCGAGTCGTACCCCTACGTCTTCGTCGACGAGTTTCAGGATACGGACGAAATTCAGTGGGAAATCATCCAACTCTTCCGTCCCAAAAACCTGTTGGTCGTTGGGGATGACTTTCAAGCAATCTACGGTTGGCGCGGTGCGCGCGTCGAGAACATCCTCGAGGTCGCGGAAGATCCGGCGTACGAGGTGGTCAAGCTTGAGCAGAACTACCGCTCCACGTTGCCGATCGTTGATGCCTCAAACTCGCTGATCAAGCACAACACCAAGCAAACGGAAAAAGTCCTTGTCACCGACCGTCCGGGCGATCCCGTAGTGACACTGCTCGACTTCGTCAACGAGGAACAAGAGGCCGCGTACATCGCCGATCACGTCATGCAACATCGCCGTGCTGGTGGTAAGTTCTCTGATGTCGCGGTCCTTGCCCGGACGAACCGCCAACTATCTCTCGTAAAAGACAAACTGCGAGAAGGCGCAATCCCGGCTTTGATCATCAGCAAGGACTCTGACCCGCTCGCCAAGCCTGACGTCCAGAAGTTGCTCAAGTACATCGCCTACATGATCAACCCGTCAGACGAGCGTTCGTTACGGAGCTGCATCAACTTCCCAGAACGACGGATCACGGACTTGCAGATGTCCGGCGCGGAAGTGGATGCGGGGTTTGGTAAAAGCCTTCGTGAGGCAATGGAAGATCAGGCACCCAAGTGCCGTAACTTCTTCAACCAGATCGATGCGACGACCCGGAACGGTGACAACAACTCGTTTTGGAGTGATGACGCATGGCTGGTAATACAGGGATGTGCCTTTGATCTTGGCCTCAAGGACTTCTACACCGACCATAGCTTACAAAATCGCTATGAGGATGTACGGGCGGGCTTGACCTTCGCCCAGCGCTGGTGCAACCAGCAACACGCTGCCGGTGAGCGCGCAGATATCCAAACCTTCATGAAATGGATTCACATCCGCGATCTGCAGGATTACTACCAACGAGATGTCGACGCCATCCAACTCTTCACGATCCACGGCTCCAAGGGTTTGGAGTTTGACACCGTGATCATGGTCGGCATGAACCAAGGAACATTCCCGTCGAAGCGATCGATGAAGACCGACCCCGAGGAAGAGCGCAGGTTGGCATACGTCGGCGTGACGCGGGCGAAGCGTCACTTGATCCTGACGCGACCACAAACGACTTTTGGATACGGCAAGATGACGGAACACGAGCCGTCGCAGTATATCCGTGAGCTGGGGCTTGCGGTGCAAGTATGA
- a CDS encoding DnaD domain protein, translating into MKCCEGLVAFSNWLETNPLDATAQALWMHLFALWQKGGSPDEFVVANSTLEAKIGVTFKPLNNHRNTLIQRGLISYQGLPKRKGGKYRLLLFAQSIGTSVGKSPIDTPIDMDVTRSMGISRTESPTDRPIDPPTDAPIDRPTDHPAGVFLQEGMNERKNDGMNETRAEEKVEDPWQTMQSLFRQTFGRAMRKTDYDVVNEYLDDGMDISVIVYALEAAKANGADTVKYLWTTIGDWFANRNVKTVADYLRMMEQQQTDQPPQPPRQQQQGKRSGGMQKNNVVPISDYDRDVIEAWANRGGRQSG; encoded by the coding sequence ATGAAGTGCTGCGAAGGGCTTGTCGCCTTTTCAAATTGGCTCGAAACAAACCCGTTGGATGCAACTGCTCAGGCGCTTTGGATGCACCTGTTTGCACTCTGGCAAAAGGGTGGTTCCCCGGACGAGTTTGTGGTAGCCAATTCGACGCTTGAGGCGAAAATAGGCGTCACTTTTAAGCCCTTGAACAATCACCGCAACACCTTGATCCAGCGCGGTCTGATCTCTTACCAAGGTCTGCCGAAAAGGAAGGGCGGGAAGTACCGCCTTCTCCTCTTCGCTCAATCTATAGGAACATCTGTAGGAAAAAGTCCTATAGATACTCCCATAGATATGGATGTTACCCGATCTATGGGAATAAGTCGCACAGAAAGTCCCACAGATCGTCCTATAGATCCTCCCACAGATGCTCCCATAGATCGTCCTACAGATCATCCCGCAGGTGTGTTTCTTCAAGAAGGAATGAATGAAAGAAAGAATGACGGAATGAATGAAACGCGCGCGGAGGAGAAAGTGGAAGATCCATGGCAGACCATGCAATCTTTGTTCCGTCAAACGTTTGGACGAGCCATGCGAAAGACCGACTACGATGTCGTGAACGAGTATCTTGACGATGGAATGGATATTTCAGTCATCGTCTACGCTCTCGAAGCAGCTAAGGCGAACGGAGCTGACACAGTGAAATACCTGTGGACCACTATTGGCGATTGGTTTGCCAACAGGAACGTCAAGACAGTTGCCGACTACCTACGCATGATGGAGCAGCAACAAACAGATCAACCACCCCAACCACCTCGTCAACAGCAACAGGGGAAACGTAGCGGGGGCATGCAAAAAAACAACGTCGTCCCAATATCAGATTACGACCGTGATGTAATCGAAGCCTGGGCGAATCGCGGCGGAAGGCAAAGCGGATAG
- a CDS encoding ATP-binding protein, producing the protein MKRVQTALGDFSKVKPFVTLDDLRKEFPVLQDVPDSLLKISSGDLFEVLLIQRKCPLCTGYLNCWRDGDGKGEIRGIKSVTPHGIEFEEYTCQPARDHFARIAHAKMLEQAGMTKAERRFSFNTFPPEQKERHIKMVEHAERFANEFTPDKQEPGIYLFGSSGIGKTHLLLAVCNQLIDRGVPAVFTTAEKLMDRLRDAIREGEGELTRLKRWYSTVPMLAIDEFAQETVSDWTLGKMFEILDDRWQSGLSTWFASNTEPPFVYDHYHPDDPRIAKVVKALRSRVFELALAGRMTGRDHRLKNLANAFEPEY; encoded by the coding sequence ATGAAACGCGTACAAACGGCGCTTGGAGATTTCAGCAAGGTAAAGCCGTTCGTCACGCTCGATGACTTACGCAAAGAGTTCCCCGTCCTCCAAGACGTGCCGGACTCATTGCTCAAGATCAGTAGTGGCGATCTCTTCGAAGTTTTACTGATCCAGCGCAAATGCCCGTTATGTACTGGATATCTGAACTGCTGGCGGGATGGAGACGGGAAAGGCGAGATCCGTGGGATTAAAAGTGTTACCCCTCACGGCATCGAGTTCGAGGAATACACCTGCCAACCGGCGCGAGATCACTTTGCCCGGATCGCCCACGCAAAGATGCTGGAACAAGCGGGGATGACTAAGGCCGAACGTCGTTTCTCGTTCAACACATTCCCACCCGAACAAAAGGAACGACACATCAAAATGGTTGAGCATGCAGAGCGTTTCGCGAATGAGTTTACGCCGGACAAGCAAGAACCGGGGATTTACCTCTTTGGCTCGAGCGGGATCGGGAAGACGCATCTGCTTTTGGCCGTATGCAACCAACTCATCGACCGTGGAGTCCCCGCAGTCTTCACCACTGCTGAGAAGTTGATGGACAGGCTGCGAGATGCAATCCGTGAGGGAGAAGGGGAGTTGACGCGACTTAAGCGTTGGTACTCCACCGTCCCTATGCTGGCGATCGACGAATTCGCTCAAGAAACCGTCTCCGATTGGACGTTAGGCAAAATGTTCGAAATCTTGGATGACCGATGGCAAAGCGGGCTTTCCACTTGGTTCGCCAGCAATACGGAGCCACCGTTTGTTTATGACCACTACCATCCCGACGATCCTCGAATTGCCAAAGTCGTCAAAGCGCTTCGCTCGCGTGTGTTCGAGCTTGCTCTGGCTGGGCGAATGACCGGTCGAGACCATCGACTCAAAAACCTCGCAAATGCGTTTGAACCGGAGTATTGA
- the dnaB gene encoding replicative DNA helicase — translation MQNTEDHQLPEPHHIEAEQAVLGACLLEATALDVVADILVHDDFFLMEHVLIYRTLLAMRDEGVPIDPVELSKRLSNRRRIQKVGGVQYLRNLEESCPTASNVDHYALIVKEKAQLRLFLLSAKEVAAGVYDGATVEELIEKQHRTLNKIQSSNVQGKKDFRKSSDVLAVAIEQIEERYYNRNLTGRAITGIPTGYADLDEMLAGLQRSDLIILAARPAVGKTAFALNLAQNVAVRARQNVAVFSLEMSAEQLVQRMLCAEGNIDAGKLRTGDLSDDDWIKLSLAVGTIGDAPLFIDDTPGITISEIRAKCKRLVEEEGDLALIVIDYLQLISGRGGNNRVQEVSEISRQLKLLARELNVTVVALSQLSRSVESRQDKRPMLSDLRESGSIEQDADIVSFLYRDDYYNPESEKRNVVEFIIAKQRSGPTGTVEIVFLKNYNKFVNLKRDPQVVMNFEGGASS, via the coding sequence ATGCAGAACACAGAAGACCACCAACTCCCGGAACCACACCACATCGAGGCCGAGCAAGCGGTGTTAGGGGCATGTCTTCTTGAGGCAACGGCGCTGGATGTCGTAGCCGACATTCTTGTGCACGATGACTTTTTCCTCATGGAGCACGTGCTGATCTACCGCACTTTACTCGCAATGCGAGACGAAGGTGTCCCAATCGATCCCGTCGAGCTTAGCAAGCGGCTCTCGAACCGACGCCGGATACAAAAGGTCGGCGGCGTCCAGTATTTGCGCAACCTCGAAGAGTCCTGTCCCACGGCTTCAAACGTCGACCATTACGCTCTGATCGTCAAGGAGAAGGCGCAACTTCGGTTGTTTCTTCTATCCGCCAAAGAAGTAGCCGCAGGGGTCTATGACGGTGCCACGGTCGAAGAGTTGATCGAGAAACAGCATCGTACCCTGAACAAAATCCAAAGTAGCAACGTGCAGGGGAAGAAGGACTTCCGTAAGTCCAGTGACGTTCTGGCCGTCGCCATTGAACAGATCGAGGAACGGTACTACAACAGAAATCTCACAGGGAGAGCGATCACGGGGATTCCGACGGGATACGCCGATCTGGACGAGATGCTTGCAGGTTTACAACGGTCCGACCTCATCATCCTTGCGGCGCGACCGGCCGTTGGTAAAACGGCATTCGCGCTCAACTTGGCGCAAAACGTTGCTGTTCGTGCCCGGCAAAATGTCGCCGTTTTCTCGTTGGAGATGTCGGCCGAGCAACTTGTCCAGAGGATGCTTTGCGCAGAAGGAAACATCGACGCTGGTAAGTTGCGGACCGGTGACCTGAGCGATGACGACTGGATTAAGTTGTCGCTGGCCGTTGGAACGATCGGAGACGCTCCGCTTTTCATCGACGATACACCGGGCATCACCATCTCTGAGATCCGCGCGAAGTGTAAACGGTTGGTCGAAGAAGAGGGTGATCTTGCCCTCATCGTCATTGACTACCTGCAGCTCATATCTGGGCGAGGTGGCAACAACCGCGTACAGGAAGTGTCGGAGATCTCCCGCCAGTTGAAGTTGCTGGCTCGCGAACTGAATGTCACCGTCGTGGCTTTGTCTCAGCTCTCCCGTTCGGTCGAGAGCCGTCAGGACAAACGCCCGATGTTGTCTGACCTGCGTGAGTCCGGCTCCATCGAGCAAGACGCGGACATCGTTTCGTTCCTGTACCGTGACGACTACTACAACCCGGAATCCGAAAAGCGGAACGTGGTCGAGTTCATCATTGCGAAGCAGCGCTCCGGCCCGACCGGAACCGTGGAAATCGTATTCCTGAAAAATTACAACAAGTTCGTCAACCTAAAGCGAGACCCGCAAGTGGTTATGAATTTTGAAGGCGGGGCCTCTTCGTGA
- a CDS encoding DNA adenine methylase, whose protein sequence is MGVAVSSPLKWFGGKGHLAKELHRYLPQHKCFVDLFGGGGNMTSMKEPSDVEIFNDIDGDLVNFLLVLRGDPEKLAQAVATLPYSEELFEKWKWQKGRKSNFERAVCFFYLNRLAVSAGNNHRSGWSHGGTKANKAREYQSAVVRLEAFAKRFQQVEIHNRDYKDVIRLRDSEDTVFYIDPPYNGRERRYKGGFRRRDHIELAEILRQIKGKAMVSYYPHPLVDELYKNWPRRIEIGSHTFSQVSREEERPKRTELLFLSWEDPQANIFDWVGN, encoded by the coding sequence GTGGGAGTCGCGGTAAGCAGTCCGTTGAAGTGGTTCGGCGGTAAGGGGCATCTGGCAAAAGAACTTCATCGGTACCTGCCTCAGCACAAGTGCTTCGTCGATTTGTTCGGTGGCGGCGGGAACATGACCAGCATGAAGGAGCCTTCCGATGTCGAGATCTTCAACGACATCGATGGTGATCTCGTCAATTTCCTGCTTGTTCTCCGTGGAGACCCTGAAAAGTTGGCACAGGCAGTCGCGACGCTTCCGTATTCCGAAGAACTTTTCGAAAAGTGGAAGTGGCAAAAGGGGCGCAAAAGCAACTTCGAGCGTGCGGTCTGCTTCTTCTACCTCAACCGACTGGCCGTGTCGGCCGGGAACAACCATCGAAGCGGGTGGAGCCACGGAGGTACCAAGGCGAACAAGGCCCGCGAATACCAATCCGCAGTCGTTAGGCTTGAGGCGTTCGCCAAGCGGTTTCAACAAGTCGAGATCCACAACAGGGACTACAAGGACGTCATTCGATTGCGCGACTCCGAGGACACCGTCTTCTACATCGATCCGCCCTATAACGGGCGCGAGCGAAGGTACAAAGGTGGGTTTCGACGTAGGGACCACATCGAGCTTGCCGAGATTCTCCGGCAGATCAAAGGAAAGGCGATGGTCAGCTACTATCCGCACCCTTTGGTGGACGAGTTGTACAAAAACTGGCCGCGGCGGATCGAGATTGGCTCGCACACTTTCTCCCAAGTGTCGCGGGAAGAGGAGCGACCGAAGCGTACAGAGTTGCTTTTTCTGAGTTGGGAAGATCCGCAGGCCAACATTTTTGACTGGGTGGGTAACTGA